The following coding sequences are from one Anolis sagrei isolate rAnoSag1 chromosome 6, rAnoSag1.mat, whole genome shotgun sequence window:
- the LOC132779820 gene encoding succinate--CoA ligase [ADP-forming] subunit beta, mitochondrial-like, giving the protein MGSQARTVGDGILRNCLVKGQLGVLLEKASRRPCPAMMCSQVVRVARLMVKGSGRRILSATVQALGSSRGFFTTRGRPVLQQQLRDLSLHEYLSMKLLKEEGIPVPFGLVARTPEEAYTVARRIGTDDLVVKAQVLTGGRQKGVFEGGLKGGVQMVCSPEEAREVASKMIGKRLFTQQTGEKGRICNQVFICERKYLRREYYFAISMERAFQGPVLIGSSQGGVLIEDVAADNPAAIIKQPVDIMEGITEEQAVRLAQKMGFPAHLVYEVADNMIKIYNFFIKYDAILLEINPLVEDSMGQVMCMDAKIIFDSNSAFRQQKIFELQDWTQLDERDREAANAELNYIALDGNIGCLVNGAGLAMATMDIIKLHGGTPANYLNVGGSATVEQVTEAFKLITSNENVQAILVNIFGGLMRCDVIAHGIIMSAKDLDLKIPIVVRLQGTRVKDAKDLIAESGLKILPCDDLDQAAKMAVKLSEIMVLAKEAQVDVKFQLPS; this is encoded by the coding sequence ATGGGAAGCCAGGCTCGGACAGTTGGAGACGGAATTCTGCGGAACTGTCTTGTGAAAGGTCAGTTGGGAGTTCTGCTGGAGAAGGCAAGTCGGAGACCGTGTCCCGCCATGATGTGCAGCCAGGTTGTGAGGGTGGCCAGGCTGATGGTCAAGGGGAGTGGCCGGAGGATCCTGAGCGCCACGGTCCAAGCTCTGGGGTCCAGCCGGGGATTCTTTACCACCCGCGGGCGGCCAGTGCTGCAGCAACAGCTGCGAGATCTGTCTCTGCACGAATACTTGAGCATGAAGCTCTTGAAGGAAGAGGGCATCCCTGTCCCTTTCGGTTTGGTGGCCAGAACTCCCGAGGAGGCTTACACGGTGGCCAGAAGGATTGGCACCGATGACCTGGTGGTCAAGGCTCAGGTGCTGACCGGAGGCCGGCAGAAAGGGGTCTTTGAAGGGGGGCTGAAAGGAGGGGTGCAGATGGTCTGCTCCCCAGAAGAAGCCAGGGAGGTGGCCTCCAAAATGATCGGGAAGCGGCTGTTCACCCAGCAGACGGGCGAGAAGGGCCGTATCTGCAACCAAGTCTTCATCTGCGAGCGCAAGTACCTCCGGCGGGAGTACTACTTCGCCATCAGCATGGAGCGGGCCTTCCAGGGCCCCGTCCTCATCGGCAGCTCCCAAGGAGGGGTCCTCATTGAGGACGTGGCTGCCGACAACCCCGCGGCCATCATCAAGCAGCCGGTGGACATCATGGAAGGCATCACCGAGGAGCAAGCCGTGCGGCTGGCCCAGAAGATGGGCTTCCCTGCCCACTTGGTGTACGAGGTGGCCGACAACATGATTAAGATCTACAACTTCTTCATCAAGTACGACGCCATCTTGCTCGAAATCAACCCGTTGGTGGAGGACTCCATGGGGCAGGTGATGTGCATGGACGCCAAGATCATTTTCGATAGCAACTCGGCCTTTCGCCAGCAGAAGATCTTCGAGCTGCAGGACTGGACCCAGCTGGACGAGCGAGACCGGGAGGCGGCCAACGCGGAGCTGAACTACATCGCCTTGGACGGCAACATCGGATGCCTGGTCAACGGGGCGGGCCTGGCCATGGCCACCATGGACATCATCAAGCTCCATGGAGGCACTCCGGCCAACTACCTCAACGTTGGAGGCAGCGCCACCGTGGAGCAAGTCACGGAGGCCTTCAAGCTCATCACCTCCAACGAGAACGTCCAGGCCATTCTGGTCAACATCTTCGGAGGGCTGATGAGGTGTGATGTCATCGCGCACGGCATCATCATGTCGGCCAAAGACCTGGACCTCAAAATCCCCATCGTGGTGCGGCTGCAAGGCACGCGGGTCAAGGACGCCAAGGACTTGATTGCGGAGAGCGGCCTGAAGATCCTTCCTTGCGATGACCTGGACCAGGCGGCCAAAATGGCCGTGAAGCTCTCGGAGATCATGGTCCTGGCCAAAGAGGCCCAGGTGGACGTCAAGTTTCAGTTGCCATCTTGA
- the LOC132763260 gene encoding succinate--CoA ligase [ADP-forming] subunit beta, mitochondrial-like has product MGRSRLLAAFNAAAKAFGGRMGSYRHGFPTQPLRNLSLHEYLSMRLLKEAGVSVPNGMVARTPGEAYKAAQNIGSNELVVKAQVLAGGRGKGTFEGGLQGGVKIVNSPEEAQAMASQMIGKKLFTKQTGERGRICNEVLICERRHPKREYYFAIALERTFQGPVLIGSAQGGVNIEDVAAENPEAIVKEPVDIVEGIRTEQALRLAQKMGFPAEVAEDAAHNMVKLYQFFIKYDALMVEINPMVEDSTGKVVCIDAKINLDSNSAFRQKSIFQLRDWSQEDERDREAANAELNYIALDGDIGCLVNGAGLAMATMDIIKLHGGTPANFLDVGGGATAEQVKEAFKLITSDARVQSVLVNIFGGIMRCDIIAQGIILAASELDLKVPIVVRLQGTQVESAKALIAKSGLKILPCDDLDQAAQMAVKLSQIMTLARQAHLEVKFKLQS; this is encoded by the coding sequence ATGGGCCGGAGTAGGCTCCTGGCAGCCTTTAATGCTGCAGCCAAAGCATTTGGTGGGCGCATGGGATCCTACAGGCATGGTTTCCCCACACAACCTCTAAGGAACCTGTCACTGCATGAATACCTGAGCATGCGGCTCCTGAAAGAAGCGGGTGTCTCTGTCCCGAATGGAATGGTGGCCAGAACGCCAGGGGAGGCCTACAAAGCCGCCCAAAATATCGGTAGCAATGAGCTGGTGGTCAAGGCACAGGTGTTAGCTGGCGGTCGGGGGAAAGGGACCTTCGAAGGAGGTCTCCAAGGTGGAGTGAAGATTGTGAATTCCCCAGAGGAGGCCCAGGCCATGGCTTCCCAGATGATCGGGAAGAAGCTCTTCACCAAACAGACGGGGGAAAGAGGCCGGATCTGCAACGAAGTCCTCATCTGCGAGCGCCGGCACCCCAAGAGAGAGTACTACTTTGCCATTGCTCTGGAGCGCACCTTCCAGGGGCCCGTCCTCATTGGCAGTGCCCAGGGGGGCGTCAATATCGAAGACGTGGCCGCGGAGAACCCCGAGGCCATCGTCAAGGAGCCCGTGGACATCGTGGAGGGCATCCGGACAGAGCAGGCTCTGCGCCTGGCCCAGAAAATGGGATTCCCCGCCGAGGTGGCAGAAGATGCGGCTCACAACATGGTGAAGCTCTACCAGTTCTTCATCAAATACGACGCGCTGATGGTGGAAATCAACCCCATGGTGGAAGACTCGACGGGGAAAGTGGTCTGCATCGACGCCAAGATCAACCTGGACAGCAACTCGGCCTTCCGGCAGAAGAGCATCTTCCAGCTTCGGGACTGGAGCCAGGAGGACGAGCGGGACCGGGAGGCGGCCAACGCGGAGCTGAACTACATTGCCTTGGATGGAGACATTGGCTGCCTGGTCAACGGGGCCGGCCTGGCCATGGCCACCATGGACATCATCAAGCTCCACGGAGGGACCCCGGCCAACTTCCTCGACGTGGGCGGAGGGGCCACCGCGGAGCAGGTGAAGGAGGCCTTCAAGCTCATCACGTCGGACGCCAGGGTCCAGTCGGTCCTGGTGAACATCTTTGGGGGCATCATGAGATGCGACATCATTGCTCAAGGCATCATCCTGGCCGCCTCGGAGCTGGACCTCAAAGTCCCCATCGTGGTGCGCTTGCAAGGAACGCAAGTGGAGAGCGCCAAAGCCTTGATCGCAAAGAGCGGCCTGAAGATCCTGCCCTGCGACGACCTGGACCAGGCGGCCCAAATGGCCGTCAAGCTCTCTCAGATCATGACTCTCGCCCGGCAAGCCCACCTGGAGGTCAAGTTCAAGCTCCAGAGCTGA